Proteins found in one Brachypodium distachyon strain Bd21 chromosome 5, Brachypodium_distachyon_v3.0, whole genome shotgun sequence genomic segment:
- the LOC100829762 gene encoding uncharacterized protein LOC100829762, translating to MVKEGPCRHCGVTSTPLWRNGPADKPVLCNACGSRWRTKGSLENYTPMHSRDDIDVEEPRVSKLKPPMSRLKEQRQLKKRPSHIIKKNEPFSDQNFRKMGDADPSRSSSGSAVSYSESCAPYGSADASEMTGSAQSHAWESLVPSRKRSCVTRSKPSQVEKLVKDLNSIMHEEQFYCLSGSSEEDLLYHSETAVGSFEIGYGSVLLRHANSKSVDGDSEANSVPADNKSYVTSESLSYSGTASFVVHGESKGASNSNALSEKPKWFPVQIHDNARRDKLHYSKPHTLENVDSALVSVALEVKDSKEIGEKENISAVKCLVKPAMKHLKRPHESQLQSCQEVKETTRSPKRGSESGAMAPQFKGSFLPKSGGALNLFMLPPDKLSMLAPQYVDDSDQDLLLEVPPNGRHPEAELLCPLSQLSSVSRSSTSEGRVADGDGRLRQPYRNPTSPLRFILSLLTASLRSHPQGPLLPAAMLLQHLPPPFSTAPARSSPRRPCGVSAVFFTVRCSSSSAPSPPPPPPSSSAAAAGQQVANVHSYGTVDFERRKALRWSSLYRRIAVGHGRRPVGRTLADWDEGERRLDKWELCRVARELRKFRRFNLALQVYDWMTERRDRFSLSSSDMAIQLDLVAKVRGVPHAEEYFESLPDPLKDKRTYGSLLNVYAQARMKEKTEDTFEQMRKKGYASDTLPFNVLMNFYVDVEEPQKVSAVTDEMKERNVSFDVCTYNIWIKSFAAMKDADGMDRVFNQMIADESVVANWTTYTTLASMHIKLGNFEKAEVCLKEAEKRTTGRDKKCFHFLITLYSYLQKKEEVYRIWNWYKATFSTIHNLGYQEVLSALVRLGDIEGAELLYEEWASKSSSFDPKTMNILLAWYSREGFVVKAEQTLNRFVEKGGNPKPNTWEILASAYLKDNQLSEALSCMEKAAAVKSASRWRPRPSNVESLLAYFKENNDTDSADRLMGVLTSRGCAENEEYKSLINTYALAGT from the exons atGGTGAAGGAAGGTCCTTGCCGTCATTGCGGAGTCACAA GCACACCACTTTGGCGAAATGGGCCAGCAGATAAGCCAGTGCTCTGCAATGCTTGCGGCTCAAGATGGAGAACAAAAGGTTCATTGGAGAATTACACACCAATGCATTCTCGGGACGATATTGATGTTGAGGAACCTAGAGTTAGCAAGCTGAAGCCACCGATGTCGAGGCTGAAAGAACAGAGGCAACTAAAGAAAAGGCCAAGTCACATCATAAAGAAGAATGAACCATTTTCTGATCAAAACTTCCGAAAGATGGGGGATGCTGATCCAAGTCGATCTAGTTCTGGATCAGCAGTATCATATTCAGAGAGTTGTGCCCCTTATGGTTCTGCAGATGCAAGTGAAATGACTG GTTCAGCTCAATCTCATGCTTGGGAGTCACTGGTACCGTCACGAAAGAGGAGCTGTGTCACTCGCTCTAAGCCTTCACAGGTGGAAAAGCTTGTAAAGGATCTTAACTCCATAATGCATGAAGAGCAGTTCTATTGCCTTTCTGGATCCTCTGAGGAAGACCTACTTTATCATAGTGAAACTGCTGTAGGCTCCTTTGAGATTGGCTATGGAAGTGTGCTTCTTAGACATGCAAACTCAAAATCAGTGGATGGAGATTCAGAAGCAAACTCCGTTCCTGCAGATAATAAATCATACGTTACAAGTGAATCCTTATCCTATTCAGGGACTGCCTCATTTGTTGTGCATGGTGAAAGCAAGGGAGCAAGCAACTCAAATGCTTTGTCTGAGAAGCCAAAATGGTTTCCTGTCCAGATACATGATAATGCTAGAAG GGATAAACTTCATTATTCTAAGCCGCATACATTGGAGAATGTAGATTCAGCGTTAGTTTCAGTAGCTTTAGAG GTAAAAGACAGTAAGGAAataggagaaaaagaaaatatcagTGCTGTGAAATGCCTTGTCAAGCCAGCCATGAAGCATCTCAAAAGACCTCATGAAAGCCAGTTGCAAAGCTGCCAGG AAGTAAAAGAAACCACCAGGAGTCCTAAAAGAGGTTCTGAATCTGGGGCTATGGCTCCTCAGTTCAAAGGTTCATTTTTGCCAAAATCAGGAGGAGCACTTAACTTGTTTATGCTACCCCCAGATAAATTGTCCATGCTGGCCCCTCAGTACGTCGATGATTCTGATCAAGACTTGCTGCTGGAGGTTCCTCCCAATGGACGGCACCCAGAGGCAGAACTTCTTTGCCCACTATCTCAACTGAGCTCGGTGAGCCGCAGTTCCACCTCAGAAGGCAGGGTTGCTGATGGCGATGGGCGCCTAAGGCAACCATA CCGGAACCCCACTTCCCCGCTCCGGTTCATCTTATCTCTTCTCACAGCTTCCCTCCGCTCCCACCCGCAAGGTCCGCTGCTACCTGCCGCCATGCTGCTCCAGCACCTCCCCCCGCCCTTCTCTACAGCCCCGGCCCGCTCCTCTCCGCGGCGGCCGTGCGGCGTCTCGGCGGTATTTTTCACGGTgcggtgctcctcctcctcggccccatcgccgccgccgccgccgccgtcgtcttcggccgcggcggctggGCAGCAGGTGGCGAATGTGCACAGCTACGGGACGGTGGACTTCGAGCGGAGGAAGGCGCTGCGGTGGAGCAGCCTATACCGGCGCATAGCGGTGGGCCACGGCCGCCGTCCGGTGGGGCGGACGCTCGCGGACTGGGACGAGGGCGAGCGCCGCCTTGACAAGTGGGAGCTCTGCCGCGTAGCCAGGGAGCTCCGCAAGTTCCGCCGATTCAACCTCGCGCTCCAG GTTTATGATTGGATGACTGAGCGCAGGGATAGATTTTCGCTCTCATCCAGTGATATGGCAATCCAGTTGGATCTAGTTGCAAAAGTACGCGGCGTTCCACATGCTGAAGAATACTTCGAGAGCCTTCCTGATCCACTGAAGGATAAAAGAACATACGGGTCTCTTCTCAATGTTTATGCTCAAGCTAGGATGAAAGAGAAAACAGAAGACACGTTTGAGCAGATGAGGAAAAAGGGATATGCATCTGACACATTACCTTTTAATGTGTTGATGAATTTTTACGTCGATGTTGAAGAGCCTCAGAAAGTGTCTGCAGTCACTGACGAGATGAAGGAAAGAAATGTCTCTTTTGATGTCTGTACTTACAACATTTGGATAAAGAGTTTTGCAGCTATGAAAGATGCTGACGGAATGGATCGAGTGTTTAACCAGATGATTGCTGATGAGTCTGTTGTTGCCAATTGGACTACTTATACCACACTTGCTAGCATGCATATTAAGCTGGGGAACTTTGAGAAGGCAGAAGTATGCCTGAAAGAAGCTGAAAAGAGAACAACAGGCCGGGATAAAAAATGTTTCCATTTTCTCATCACCCTCTATAGCTACCTtcagaagaaggaagaagtcTACCGCATTTGGAATTGGTACAAAGCAACTTTCTCCACAATTCATAACCTGGGTTACCAGGAGGTACTGTCTGCCCTTGTTAGGCTAGGAGATATAGAGGGAGCTGAACTTCTATATGAAGAATGGGCGTCCAAAAGTTCTAGTTTTGATCCTAAGACTATGAACATTTTACTAGCATGGTATTCTAGAGAAGGTTTTGTTGTCAAGGCTGAGCAAACACTGAACAGATTTGTTGAGAAAGGTGGAAACCCAAAACCGAACACCTGGGAAATCCTTGCCTCCGCATACCTGAAGGATAATCAATTATCTGAAGCACTGTCATGTATGGAGAAAGCCGCAGCAGTTAAAAGTGCAAGTAGATGGAGACCGAGACCTAGCAATGTTGAGAGTCTTCTGGCATATTTCAAGGAGAACAATGACACAGATAGTGCAGACCGGTTAATGGGTGTCCTTACAAGTAGAGGGTGTGCTGAGAACGAAGAGTACAAGTCATTGATTAACACCTATGCTTTAGCGGGCACGTGA
- the LOC100829155 gene encoding cyclin-P4-1 yields the protein MAEEEDLATAAATPRVVCALSALLERVTERNDAAAPGPGAELAAAASAFRATTKPGISVRAYMARIARFAGCSPACFVVAYIYLDRLLSRRRRAIAVDSYSVHRLLITAVLAAVKFLDDICYNNAYFAKVGGISLPEMNYLEVDFLFGVGFDLNVSPETFGNYCAILQSEMLCLELEPVLPAPAASGSRLLHCCISEDDGTDTSTSSSGGSSSSSCQQQLAA from the exons atggcggaggaggaggatctaGCGACCGCCGCGGCCACGCCGCGGGTGGTCTGCGCCCTCTCCGCGCTGCTGGAGCGCGTCACGGAGCGCaacgacgcggcggcgccggggccgggggcggagctggcggcggccgcgtcggcgttccgggcgacgacgaagCCCGGGATCTCGGTGCGCGCGTACATGGCGCGCATCGCGCGGTTCGCGGGCTGCAGCCCAGCGTGCTTCGTCGTGGCCTACATCTACCTCGACCGCCTCctaagccgccgccgccgcgccatcgCCGTGGACTCCTACAGCGTGCACCGCCTCCTCATCACCGccgtgctcgccgccgtcaagTTCTTGGATGACAT ATGCTACAACAACGCCTACTTCGCCAAGGTCGGCGGGATCAGCTTGCCGGAGATGAACTACCTGGAGGTGGACTTCCTGTTCGGCGTCGGCTTTGACCTGAACGTGTCTCCGGAGACGTTCGGAAACTACTGCGCCATCCTCCAGTCCGAGATGCTCTGCTTGGAGCTGGAGCCCGTCCTTCCTGCCCCTGCCGCTTCAGGCAGCAGGCTGCTACATTGCTGCATATCTGAAGACGATGGCACTGACACTAGCActagcagcagtggcggtaGCAGTAGTAGCAGTtgtcagcagcagctggctgCGTAG